A genomic segment from Agrobacterium vitis encodes:
- the lptM gene encoding LPS translocon maturation chaperone LptM: MAVSYRRLMISAALLGAASVLVTGCGRKGDLDKPSTPVAQQNKADAPTQTKAPEKKFFLDPLL, encoded by the coding sequence ATGGCTGTTTCCTATCGAAGACTGATGATTTCTGCCGCCCTGCTCGGTGCCGCCAGCGTTCTGGTCACCGGCTGTGGCCGCAAGGGCGATCTGGATAAGCCGAGCACGCCGGTTGCCCAGCAGAACAAGGCGGACGCGCCAACCCAGACCAAGGCACCGGAGAAGAAATTCTTCCTCGATCCACTTCTGTGA